The segment TAAAATGTTCCTACGGACcaagtttttattaaaagaCTGCTGCAAATTTGTGTACTATGCAGGGTGCGGGAATTACTGGTACGAAGACAGAAGTCATGAAACAATCCCGTTCAAATTGTACCGCTTTATTTCTTTTTCAATGTACACTGTGATGATTTTTCTGGAAAACGCCGCCGCTGTGTTCGGTTCATTTCCCTCGGCGGAAAAAAACACAGCTGTCATGTTCGCAGCTATGCACAATATCTTACTCATTAAATTCTATCTCTTCTTTTACCACAAAGTTTctataagaaaattaaattctGAGATGGGGGCTCTTGGCGAAAATTTGGAGGAGGATAATGTTATGAAGAAGCAGTACCGGAAAGTGAAATACGGGATTTTGTTTTATGTAGTAACGGTTTATATGTCACTCGGAACTTATGGCCTTGAAAGTACAAGAAAGTCAATCGTCGAAGGTATGTAAGCATAATGTatagtaagctgcagagataactgaccctcCCTGCATGGACATTTGTTGCAGGGGACCCTTCTGTTATTTCTGCACCTAAACCAGCTGGAAATCATCGAGTTTAAACTGCCGTGATACTCGTGGTTCACACgaacattaaattaatttcacgGTATAtcacgcgagtgactaaaatacatAAGTTGGTTAAACCGTAAACTTAATTTAATGGAAATCATACAATCATATAATCGAGTtcatacttttaaaataactatCCAAATAATCTACGGCATCTACGACAGTTAAATATCTGTAAATAAATCATTGATTGCCTCGTCACTCCCATTTATAGATAATGTTAATCGTATGCAGTTAACTACATACCTGCCACATAACACATCTAGCTCTGTTTTTCTTATTCCAGGCACTAAATTGACACTTCGATTGCCCCAATTATCCGACcgatctgtcattttagtacaaaattgaTACAAAAACAGTATTATTGTTTAGAAAATCGAACTGCCAGTTTAGTATTCGGGATATAAAAACAGAGATTAACGTGGTCCCTTCTATTATGTATTGTAGTGtacatttataactttatagGTGTCCCGTTCTATACTGTGGTGACCTACTGGCCCGCGTATGAAGACTCCACAATGATAGCTGCCATCTTCCGCGTATTATTTTATATCACGTGGCTATACATGATGCTCCCCATGATGTCCGTCGACTGTATGCCCATCACGCATCTCATCTGCATCTCGTACAAATTCGTCACCCTGCGACGTCACTTCGAAAGGATTAGGGAGGAGTTTGATGGTGATTTAGTGACGATGAGGAAGGACGAGGCCGAGGAGAAACTGTGGATTGGGTGTTTGGAGGGAATCAAGATGCATCAAAAGCTATTGTAGTAAGTTGCTGTTAGGGTTTTctaccaaataatattatgtgaaAAGAAGTTCTGCAAAgcaatattatgcgaaaagcagtatgccaaAAGTATTTCTGCCAAACGATATTTCGGCTCAACTGCACTTTAGCTGACGCGGAGTTCAGggctcatattttttttgtagaaagtgttgtatgggaactttaacattttttttctcgaaaactatgGGGTTACGCACCATAAGACTTGGTGGGAGATTTCTTATGATTTAtctatttaatcgtatggcgtatatacataaacattctATATAAAATTGGATAATAGTCTGAATAAGATAATTATAAGTCCACATTCAGGGTCCCGAGCCACGAGATTACGTCAGGTGTTAATTTAAACAGATCTTCCGGGGGGCCTGCAAATGAGTGCAGAGGGCAGCGCTGTATAATGTGCTCAACGGTTTGAACCTCTTCACCACAGTCGCAGAGTCCCGCCAGCCCCATTTATGACGAAAGTAGTTACAGCGTCCGTGACCTGTCCTCAGTCTGTTTACACGACACCAGAGTTTTCGAGGCAGGCCAAACCCGTCTGGTTTCGCTGTGGGATCCATGGCTTGTAGGGTAGTTCCAGCAGTAGCTTTGCTCCACTCGTTCTTCCAGCTCTGGTTGACGTCAAAACCACAACCActttctttttgttttgtttcttgTTGTTTCTTATGATgagtactttctataaaaaaatatgagccctgaactccgcgtcagctaaagtgcagttgagccaatttgtatgggaactttaacatttttttctcgaaaactagGGGGCTCCGCACCATAAGACTTGGTGGGAAGATTCCTTATGATgagtactttctataaaaaaaatatgagcccTGAACTCCGCGTCAGCTACTAGTGCAGTCCTTCCGATATTTCTACCAAATAACataatgcaatacaaaaatatgtcaaaatttttatttgcaacACAATAGGTATGCGTGTGGTTCATATGTAACCTCTGTCCGGTTGGGGCACGTACAAGTGTATAGACCACTTGGCCACTGCTCTGCAGGGAATTTACATGAAATTTAAGGGTAAGATTAGTACTATGAATGAAGCCTTCTCGTACAATGTTCACTACTTTAAACAGGTATATTAAAGATACTTATTAATAATCgttattattaaaactttaaGCAGGTATTTGTTTTTAGTAACATTTACTTTCAGACCTTATTTTGCTGTTTACTAAAAACACGAAtaaatggcactattttcttatttacatcgtggttttattattttatcgatATGTAAAGACGTGACTTACCCTTAAAACTACTCTGTATGACTAGAAGTGCAGTAGTTGTATGTGGTATACCACCACCGTCCACAACGGGCAGTGGACATATAAAAccataggttttttttattgaaataatgatttaaaaaaacaagaaatttgttttcttttaacgTTATTATCTACCGGAGTCAGTAACCAAAAGCAAAAAATGCGTCAGGCCTGTTTCAGggttaatatacctacttatgaaTGTAGCAGTAATGattaattctattttttttagtcTCGCCAACGAAATCAAACGAACATTCGGAATAACAATGTCTCTTCAAATGTGTCAAAGCTCAGCCTTTGCAGTATTTCTCTTGCTGCGTTTGGCGGTAAGTCcaacaaaaatattacataaagaCTTGGAAATAGAGTGaaaaagtttttgacaaaaaaaaatttttggtcacgcagagttgtgccgttcccggtaccatacaaaatggggaatataccgagcgagaaatttccccatacaaaatgtggAATGTTActgggaacggcacaactctctCACGCATTATTGCCCACTGTAGGTACTTTATACCCCCAACGTTTTGGATTCATTAAAAGGAATGATTATTTATGTCCCCAAATTCGAGAAGCCTTCAAGCTATGGAAGACTATCCACCTTCGGGCTTCGCCAACACTTAATTAGTGCCAAATTATTATTGCACTGTCGTCTACATTTCGTGTCGAAAGTTTTTAATCTAGTCGATTAAACAGATTTCTAATACACACACATTATTCGACTGGCAAAGTGGCAAATGCATGCGATTTTAAACTACCTgcctaatataaataaaaatataactgaatttaaaaataaaatgttttctctTTTCTAGCTATCCCCACACATGGATCTCACTAATGCTTTCATGACTTTTACTTTCGTAGGAACGCTGTTCTATTTGCTCGCCCTTAATCTCTGGAACGCAGGCGAGCTCACTTATCAGGTAAATAACATATGGGTAGAATATTCTGTGGATAAGCCGGGATCAGGTTGCGGCATTCACAGTAAAGTTAAACATTAAATCTCAGGTGGTATGGCTATTAGTCAATAATTTGCCATAGATAAACGCCGCCTGTcgacataaaaacaaaacaaatgacgACTGTTTCACAGAACAGTCGTCATTTGTTGGGGCCGCGGCCCTCATGTGATTTCTTTCCCCGCAGGCTTCACTCCTGTCGCCCGCCGTGTTTTACTGCGGCTGGCACATGTGCGCGGCGAGACGCCCGCGCCGCGACATCCGCCGCCTCGTGCTGATCACGTGCGCGCAGGCGCAGAAACCGCTCGTATTCAAGGCCTTCGGTATACAGGATCTGTCCTACAGCACTTTTGTCTCGGTGagttttacataaattatgtgttattttatttaacctcttgtgtgtatgtatttttattatagtttcaTCGTACGCGGATCCACGTTCCGATACGAGAAGTTAAGTGACGCGAGTGGAGTGATGCGATTTCACGCGTCGCATCCTGTGCACTTGACTTGATTTAACTGTTCTACGAGTATGTGATATTGTTGTTGGTGATATTGCATCATTTTGTCACCTTTGTAGCTTCAATACAGACAAAGCATTACTAAGCTTCAGTACAGACAAAACATTGACGAATTCAGTAAGTAATAACCAGAAAGTAATTGTTTCAAGAAACTCATTGCAATTATTAATACGAGCCCGTTTTCGAACCTTCGGTTTTGACAGTCTTAAAAAAGCACACCTTACCGCTAGCCCACCAATCAATGTAACGTTTTTTAATCAAGTTACAAATACTAATTACCTATTATAGTGAATTATTTACGAGTATGTAATTGAAGCTTTTCTTTATGatacttttaaaaatgtatcgTTCAAGTACGAACTTCGCAACTTACCCAGTTTAGTGGCATATTCAATAAGTACTTATGTTTTTTCATCAATATTGCAGACATGCAGTCTCCGATTAaaagtaagttctaaggaaaaaatcatggccatatACTGATAATGCAGATTTGCCTTGTAttttttggtttcctcgtattcgatatgaaaagtagatgaAAGGCACCAAACATCATTCcctaacatcatcatcatcattcattccCTTTGATAACTATCTTCTATAAGTACTAACtccagtcacagaataagtaatagtattatcatacagaacggccacgcaccgcctcaccccgactcgaattacctcgccccgcgacagcagattgacggccgtttgccggccgctcagtactatttttaagcaacttactcatactatgacgcatgaagcgtgtacagacgtgccgttcacatatagaaacgcaggtgattttttatgtatagcgtgtccgccctgtgctccagtttagcctattgtgctggaagggtaactacggaaccctacactgagcatggcccgacatgctcttagcCGGTTTTGTTTACCATGCTGTCGATTTCATTGAGTACCTTAATAATTATCAACTATCTCATATCTCACATTACTCCGCCAGCAACTATATACTACTACATAAATCGTATTAATTTAGCGTTCCAGCATTTCGAAACGACAATTTGTCCGATGGTAAAAAATTACGTCAATGCGTTAACTTAAGCTTCAATTaattctcaattttttatttccaGGTGGCGCGGATGACTTACTCAGTGTTCGCCGTGTTCTACCAGAGGGGCGGCTGAGCTGATCTTATTTACCAGTTTCTACGCTATTCTAGGCATTGAGGTCAATTCTAATTGaacaatttgttatgatttTGTACCAGTTTTGATACGACTTTCACGATTGTCTTAGtaattggcgcgcatctcatgCACTTTCACTTAATTTCGcttgcaccaatcagcgttacggcccggccacgacatcgcccggcggcggcagcggtgagcgacggccataggttggagcgagacacagcgatcggacctttcgttcccttcccacctatggccgcgcTCGCCGCTACCGCCGCCGCGctatgtcgtggccgggccgttagcgatcttcaaggtcataggaaataagatcaaaaccgtaacatgtTGTT is part of the Cydia strobilella chromosome 17, ilCydStro3.1, whole genome shotgun sequence genome and harbors:
- the LOC134749071 gene encoding uncharacterized protein LOC134749071; translated protein: MFLRTKFLLKDCCKFVYYAGCGNYWYEDRSHETIPFKLYRFISFSMYTVMIFLENAAAVFGSFPSAEKNTAVMFAAMHNILLIKFYLFFYHKVSIRKLNSEMGALGENLEEDNVMKKQYRKVKYGILFYVVTVYMSLGTYGLESTRKSIVEGVPFYTVVTYWPAYEDSTMIAAIFRVLFYITWLYMMLPMMSVDCMPITHLICISYKFVTLRRHFERIREEFDGDLVTMRKDEAEEKLWIGCLEGIKMHQKLLYLANEIKRTFGITMSLQMCQSSAFAVFLLLRLALSPHMDLTNAFMTFTFVGTLFYLLALNLWNAGELTYQASLLSPAVFYCGWHMCAARRPRRDIRRLVLITCAQAQKPLVFKAFGIQDLSYSTFVSVARMTYSVFAVFYQRGG